From Chitinivorax tropicus:
TTCATCACGTGTAATGCCAATATCAGACAGCGTCTGCCTATTCAGCCCGAAGCCGGACGCTGCCTCAGTCAGCTGGCTACGAACCTGTGACAGCGATCTGTTGGTCAGGCGATCAGCCTGTTGGTCTGCCAGCCCTTGCTCAAGTGTATTGATGCTACTGACGAATTGCTTGGCTGCTTCTTTGAAGCGGTCCAGATCGCGCCCGATCGTGATGGAAGCGGTTCCGACATTCTGAATGTCCAACCGGATACCACTGACAATATCTTGAATGCCAGTGTTGGCACTGCTCAGCCGCCGCTCGTTGAGGGTGACCTCGGTATTGCCCGGTGTAACGGTCTGCAACAGATTCTGCCCTGCGGCAGCGGCAGCAGCCGGGTCAAAAGCCAGCCGTGATAGACCATTGGTATCAGAATCGTTGCCATCATTGTCCTGCGTGGTGATTTGCAGACTGTTACTGGTGCCTGGGCTGGCGGTAATCTGCAGTCGGAAGCCATCGTCACCCCGGATGACTTCGGCAGATACGCCCGCCTGCGCCGTATTGATGCGGCGTGCGACTTCCTCCAAGGTGCCGGTGTTGGCGGTGATATTGACCGTGGTGGCAGGCGTTTGAGTGGGGGTGAATGTACCGTTTGCATCACTGAAGCTGCCAGCCTGGATTGTCAGCGAGCCGGTTCCCACTATGGTGCTGTCTTTGTCGTTGAAGGCCTGGCTCTGTAACACCTGCGCGGTAGCGACCTGGCTGACGACCACTTCGACCCTAGGGTCATCCCTCACGCGCTGTGGCAGTGGTGTGCCTGTCTTGGCAACGGATTCATCACTGGATTGAGCCCTGAGTGGGGCGACTTTGTCCTGGCTGGACAAAGCGTTGAGATCAGAGCGGAACGTGTCGAGAGCTGATCGTAATTTCCCAACATTGGAGAGTCGAACCTGCGTACTTTCGACGGCGCGGTTTAAATCGTTACCGGCCGCAGACAGACTGACTCCTCGGCCGCCGATGCGGCTGATTTCGCTGTCGCGTAGATAATCACTTGGCTGGAGCAATCCTCTAGAGGTGTATAGCCCCACCAGACCACTACTGTTGTAGATCGAACCGATCATAAGCGATCGCTCTTAACACGTTACCGCACTACCAAGTGTAGACCGCTCAATCGTAACAAGTGATTGATTTGGAAAATGGAAATGAGGTGGGCGATTGTTTGTCTGATGTGCGGCCCATTTGGGGGTGCAAGGGCAGACGTGGCAAGGATATCGATTGGGTTGGGCCTGCCAGAGGGGAGGCAGGCCCAACCGATTGCTTGCGATGAAGTTACGGCTGAGTGACCGGCTTGGCCTGTGCCTGCCAAGGTAACGGAAAGTCATTGCCATTGATGCTGAGCTTGCCTGTCTTCCAGCGCAGGCTGACGGCCAGGTTCTGGCCTTCCTCGCGAATCATCTTCTGTTCGATCAAATTGGCAACTTGGCCCTGCACCAATTGCTTGGCCAGTTCATCCATCTGCTCGATCTGCTCCGGAGTGATGTCTTCACCGCTGCCGCTGCGGCTGATCAAGGTGTTCCTGATCAATAGCCGCACGTAGGTGTCAACAACAGGCTTGGGCAGCTTCAGGTCGGCTTGGGCCTGAATACGCTCCAGAAACTGGACAGGGTTGTCCAGGTCCTTTTCGCGGAACCCAACCAGTCTGATGCCGCCGTTGGCATCGACCCGGCCTTCTGGCAGCTGAATCGACAATTTATTCAAGGCCAGCTCCGGGTCATGCTCCAGTAAGGGTAGGCCGGTCTTCTTGAGGGTTTCGAAGGCTTCCAGGGTTTGATGTGTGTCCGCAGCATCATTCAATGCCTGCTTTTGCAGGCTGATGATGGCTTGATCCAACTTGGCCAGCGTGGGGGCGTGCAGATGTTTGGCCGAGGCATCCAGCTTGGCTGGGCCGTAACGCTTGCCTGCCAGGAGCAACGAGCCGACATCGAAATGACCATCGGCATGGACATAATCCCCTACGGCATCTGACTGGGTGGTGTAGCGAAGGTTTTCCAGTGTGGCGGCGAATGGGGTGCCTTCCTTGATATCTACAGCAATCGAGGCCAGGTTGGCATTCGATTCGCCCAGCATCAAGCCGGCCACACCACTGCGGGTTTTGCCGTCGAAATGGAGTGATTTGATATCGACGGTCGCTTTCTCGGCGGCCTCCAGCTTTAGCCCTGGGATGGCACCTTTCAGCTGGAACCGATCATATTGGCCATTGTAGTTGAATTGGCTTTTCAGCCCTTGCCAGTGGATTTTGACGCCGCTGATGGCTTCTTGGTAATCAAAGCTCGGCACATCGATTGCGATCACACCATCATTGTTGAAACCGATGCGGTTTTCCAGGCTGACTGGTGGCTTGTCTCCAAAGAAGGGTTTCAGCTTGGCCTTGACATCATCTGGCAGCAACAGCTCGGTGCTGACGACGGCCTTGTATGGGTGGAAGTCGCCATTCGAGAACAGCGGAAAGGGGCCATGTTTGATGTGTTGGCGGTATGTCAGGGAAATCGGCTGATAGGGTTTGCCGGCATAGCGCAGATACATCTGATACGGCCAAGTGACGGCATCAGACAGCTCCAAAGTCACTTCCTGCTGTGAGGAAAAGAAACCACGCTCATAGGCGGCGGCTTTCAGCTTGAAGTAAGGAAGTTTCGAGAGTTTTTGCTGTTGCTCGGTCAGCGCCTGCTCAGCTGACATGCCAGCCCACCAGGTTCCACCAAGCCATATTGCCAATGCACCTGTGCCTGCCAGCGCGAGGCCGCGCCCAATCTTGTTCATAGCCAAATGACCAGTCCAGTCTGTTGAAGTGAGTGGCTATTCTAGGCGCTGTTGCGTTGGTTTCATAGCCTGGCTTCCGATTTGACCAATAGGCGTCGGGCCGAAGTAAATGTCGATCGGGCATGCCATGGTGGATGCCGTGGTGAAACCCTGGGTGGATTGAATGGTCTGTATGGAAGGGAGGGACTGGGGCTACTCCCTGTTGGTTATTCAAATGTCATTCATTTGAAGCGTGCTAGACTGGGGTAGACCGATAAATTAGGAGTAGTAATGACTGTTGAGCGTGAAATTCACAATCTGATCATGGAGGCAGCCAAGGATGTCGGGCACATCGATCTCCTCTGGCAATCGGGCGTGCTGGCGCTCAGTCTGTTATTGGCGTGGCTGGTGACCCGCCTCATGCGCGGCACGGTCAACGCGGAGAGCGCTAATTGGGAAGCAGGGGTGGGGAGTTTCAAGCGAGCTTTCTTTCCGCTCTCTGCCTTGTTGTTCATCTGGATCGGCAAGACGCTGTTGAGTGGCTTCTATTCTGTCCGGCTGTTGAAAGTGGTCATTCCGTTGTTGGCGACCTGGGCTGCGATCCGGGTGGCGGTTTACATGTTGCGTTACATTTTTCCCAACCGGAACTGGCTGAAACGCTTTGAGCGGTGGATTGCCGTGTTGGTGTGGTGTTCTGTGGCATTGCACATGGTCGGCTGGCTGCCGGACGTGATGGATATGCTGGATGATCTGAGCTTCACCTTCGGCAAGCATCGCATTTCTGCATTGATCGTCTTATCGAGTCTGCTGTGGTTCAGCGTGACCATGCTGGCTGCCATGTGGCTGGGCAGCTTCATTGAGCAGCGCATCATGAAGGCAGATGACCTCAACATGAACATGCGCGTGGTCATGACCAAGGTGGCTCGCGCCCTGCTGATGGTGTTGGGTGTGCTGGTGGCCCTGCCCATGATCGGGATCGACATCACCATGCTGTCGGTATTCGGCGGTGCTTTTGGCGTGGGGCTGGGCTTGGGGCTGCAGAAGATCGCCAGTAACTATGTCAGCGGCTTTGTCATCTTATTGGATCGCTCCATCCGGCCTGGTGATTTTGTAATCATCGATAACCGTGTCGGCAATATCACCCGCCTGACAGCCCGCTATGTGGTAGTGCGTAGCCTGGACGGGTCCGAGGCCATCATTCCAAACGAGACACTGATCACTTCGACAGTGGTCAACCGATCTTATACTGACAAGAATCTGCTGATTGAGCTGCCTATACAGGTCGCCTATCAGAGCGACTTAGACCAGGTACGCGAGATCATGCTCGAAGCAGTGCAAAGCGAGCCCAGGGTCTTGGTGGCACCAGAGCCTTCCGTGGCATTGGAATCCTTTGGTGAAAGCGGCATCAATATGAAAGCAACGTTTTGGATCCGTGACCCGGAAAATGGCCAACTTGGCCTAAAATCTGCAATCAACTTCAAGATCTGGCACGCTTTCAAGGCAGCAGGCATTGAGATTCCCTATACTCGACGGGAAGTGACCATTCTGAATAAACCAACCATGGATATACCGGGTGCTTGAGCTGAGCCTTGGTGGAAGCCGATACGCAGACTTAGCGCAGACATGGCGTCTGTTCACCCTGCCTAGGGAGATACCCTGATTGCTGGGGTGGCAATCAGGGATACAATCCGTCGATTGCATCAAGCATAAACATAAGAAAATACTAATATAATCTTGCGACAATCCTGGCTACACTGAAATAGCTTGGTTTCACTCCCGCAACAATCAAGAAGGAAAACTGAAGATGGAATACCTGAATGGCCTCATCGACCTGCCGTGGTGGGGCTATATAGTCGCTGCACTTGCGTTGACCCATGTGACCATTGCCTCGGTGACGATTTTTCTGCACCGTCATCAAGCCCATCGTGCATTGGACCTGCATCCGATTCCCAGTCATTTCTTCCGTTTCTGGCTATGGTTGACCACCGGGATGGTCACCAAGGAGTGGGCGGCGATCCATCGCAAGCACCATGCCTTTTGCGAGACGCCCGACGATCCGCACAGCCCGCAGGTGTTGGGCATCAAGAAGGTGCTGGGTGAAGGCGCTGAGCTGTATCGTGCAGCCTCCAAGGACAAGCGCATCATGGAGAAATATGGCCATGGCACGCCGGATGACTGGCTGGAGCGCAATGTCTACACCCGTCACAGTGCCAAGGGCATTATGTTGATGGCCATCATCGACATTCTGCTGTTCGGGCCTGCAGGTATTTCCATCTGGGCCGTGCAAATGATGTGGATTCCGCTATTCGCAGCGGGCGTCATCAACGGGATCGGGCACTACTGGGGCTATCGCAACTTTGAATGCGAAGATGCATCCACCAACATCTTCCCATGGGGCATTCTGATCGGTGGTGAAGAGCTGCACAATAACCACCACACTTTTGGCAGCTCGGCCAAGTTGTCGAACAAGTGGTTTGAGTTCGACATCGGTTGGATGTACATCCGTATCCTGGAGACGTTCGGTCTGGCCAAAGTCCGCCGTGTCGCACCCAGTGTCAAGGAGATCGCAGCCAAACCTGTTTGCGATGATGAGAGCCTTCAGGCCATCATTGCCAATCGCTATGAGATCGCCTCGAAATACGCGAAGGAGCTGCGCGAAACGGTGACCGCAGAGATCGAGAAACTCCGCCAGAGCGCCAAGCTGCCGCAATTGGAGGGTTTCAACCCGGTGAAGAAGATGCGGGTCTGGTTGAAACAGGATGCGAAAGATACGCCAGTGCACGAGCGGGAGAAGCTGCAGGCATTGCTTCAACATAGTAACGTGCTGGAAACGATCTATCAGATGCGCCAGGAGCTGACCCAGCTGTGGGAGCGGTCTTCTGCCTCCAAGGAGCAATTGGTCAAGCAGTTGCAGGACTGGTGCCACCGGGCGGAAACCTCAGGCATTGAGCCGCTCCGCGAATTTGCCCAGCGCTTGCGTTGTTACGCCATGGCGTGACCCACCCAACATGAGTGGTCGGCCAATGCTGATCTTGGCTGGTTGCAATGTGTGGCAGGGGGATGAGACAGTATTTTGCTGATTGTCATCAGTCCCCCGTAGAATGAGGGCCGGCTACATGCCGGCTCTTTTTTTGCCTGCCAGGATTGGCTGACAGGTGGAAATGAACAAATAGATCCCTCCTGGTTTGCCAGGGAAATGACAGATTGAGAAAGAGGTAATATGGAAATCGAACGTTTTGATGTAGGCCCGCGTTTGTCTGACATGGTCAAATACAATAACACCCTGTATCTGGCAGGCCAGGTGCCGGAGGACACTACGCAGGATGCCAAAGGCCAGATGACACAGGTGCTGGGCTATGTAGACGCGCTGCTGGCCCGTGCCGGGAGTGATAAGACCCGTATTCTGTCGGTACAGATCTATTTGCCGGACATGGCTGATTTCGAGGGCATGAATGCCGCATGGGATGCCTGGGTGCCAGCTGGACATACCCCAGCGCGGGCGACGGTGCAGGCAAAGCTGGCGAATCCGGCCTGGAAGGTCGAGATCGTGGTTGTCGCAGCGGCATAAGCCATGAGGTGCTCATGCCTGTGGTCATGAGCTGCCAACGGAAGCGGGGCTGGCATCTGCTGATCACTGATCTGAAAGCAGCTTGCTGGCCCACGACATGGAGTACCAGGCGATGAGGCGATTTGTCTCGCTGTTGTCAGGACTATTGTGGCTGAGCACCACTGCGGCAGAACCGCTACGCTATCAACTTGACCCTGACCATAGCTACCCACATTTCTCGATACGGCACTTGGGTATATCCGCCTTGCAGGGGCGATTCAACAAGATGGCAGGGTGGGTGGAGCTTGATCAGGAAGCCAAAACAGGCCGTCTGGAGATTACAGTCGAGGTAGGTTCGCTCGATACCGGCATGCCCGCCCGAGACAGGAATCTACTGAAAGGCGTATTCGGCACCACCTTTTTTGAACCTGACAAATACCCCCATATGCAATTCAGGGCCAGTGAGATGGGGTTTGATGGAGAGCTACCTGCATCCATCAGCGGCGAATTGACCATACAGGGCATCACCCGCACGGCAGCTTTTCAGATTCGGCAATTCAATTGTGCATTCAACCCCTTGCGCCTGGCAAAAGGCTGTGGTGCGCAGGCAGTGGGCAAGATCAAACGTAGCGATTTCGGCATGGGTGGGATGCTGAGCCTGATTGGTGATGAAGTCGAGCTGATCATTGACTTGGAAGCCTATCCGGAGCATGCGGGACATGATCGGCCAAACACAAAATGACCAGCATTCACCTGTGCTGTCATCAGAAAGCGAA
This genomic window contains:
- the fliD gene encoding flagellar filament capping protein FliD; its protein translation is MIGSIYNSSGLVGLYTSRGLLQPSDYLRDSEISRIGGRGVSLSAAGNDLNRAVESTQVRLSNVGKLRSALDTFRSDLNALSSQDKVAPLRAQSSDESVAKTGTPLPQRVRDDPRVEVVVSQVATAQVLQSQAFNDKDSTIVGTGSLTIQAGSFSDANGTFTPTQTPATTVNITANTGTLEEVARRINTAQAGVSAEVIRGDDGFRLQITASPGTSNSLQITTQDNDGNDSDTNGLSRLAFDPAAAAAAGQNLLQTVTPGNTEVTLNERRLSSANTGIQDIVSGIRLDIQNVGTASITIGRDLDRFKEAAKQFVSSINTLEQGLADQQADRLTNRSLSQVRSQLTEAASGFGLNRQTLSDIGITRDETGKLVVDEGKVGTAFVRDPDSASRLLSQTAAGLRDQVSGSLAPQSELNQTGQSLERALTSLETRRTARQLANSQVFYGLPAQQASSLFNYVPRQGSPVGAARYLSVASS
- a CDS encoding YdgA family protein, which translates into the protein MNKIGRGLALAGTGALAIWLGGTWWAGMSAEQALTEQQQKLSKLPYFKLKAAAYERGFFSSQQEVTLELSDAVTWPYQMYLRYAGKPYQPISLTYRQHIKHGPFPLFSNGDFHPYKAVVSTELLLPDDVKAKLKPFFGDKPPVSLENRIGFNNDGVIAIDVPSFDYQEAISGVKIHWQGLKSQFNYNGQYDRFQLKGAIPGLKLEAAEKATVDIKSLHFDGKTRSGVAGLMLGESNANLASIAVDIKEGTPFAATLENLRYTTQSDAVGDYVHADGHFDVGSLLLAGKRYGPAKLDASAKHLHAPTLAKLDQAIISLQKQALNDAADTHQTLEAFETLKKTGLPLLEHDPELALNKLSIQLPEGRVDANGGIRLVGFREKDLDNPVQFLERIQAQADLKLPKPVVDTYVRLLIRNTLISRSGSGEDITPEQIEQMDELAKQLVQGQVANLIEQKMIREEGQNLAVSLRWKTGKLSINGNDFPLPWQAQAKPVTQP
- a CDS encoding mechanosensitive ion channel family protein translates to MTVEREIHNLIMEAAKDVGHIDLLWQSGVLALSLLLAWLVTRLMRGTVNAESANWEAGVGSFKRAFFPLSALLFIWIGKTLLSGFYSVRLLKVVIPLLATWAAIRVAVYMLRYIFPNRNWLKRFERWIAVLVWCSVALHMVGWLPDVMDMLDDLSFTFGKHRISALIVLSSLLWFSVTMLAAMWLGSFIEQRIMKADDLNMNMRVVMTKVARALLMVLGVLVALPMIGIDITMLSVFGGAFGVGLGLGLQKIASNYVSGFVILLDRSIRPGDFVIIDNRVGNITRLTARYVVVRSLDGSEAIIPNETLITSTVVNRSYTDKNLLIELPIQVAYQSDLDQVREIMLEAVQSEPRVLVAPEPSVALESFGESGINMKATFWIRDPENGQLGLKSAINFKIWHAFKAAGIEIPYTRREVTILNKPTMDIPGA
- a CDS encoding DesA family fatty acid desaturase, which codes for MEYLNGLIDLPWWGYIVAALALTHVTIASVTIFLHRHQAHRALDLHPIPSHFFRFWLWLTTGMVTKEWAAIHRKHHAFCETPDDPHSPQVLGIKKVLGEGAELYRAASKDKRIMEKYGHGTPDDWLERNVYTRHSAKGIMLMAIIDILLFGPAGISIWAVQMMWIPLFAAGVINGIGHYWGYRNFECEDASTNIFPWGILIGGEELHNNHHTFGSSAKLSNKWFEFDIGWMYIRILETFGLAKVRRVAPSVKEIAAKPVCDDESLQAIIANRYEIASKYAKELRETVTAEIEKLRQSAKLPQLEGFNPVKKMRVWLKQDAKDTPVHEREKLQALLQHSNVLETIYQMRQELTQLWERSSASKEQLVKQLQDWCHRAETSGIEPLREFAQRLRCYAMA
- a CDS encoding RidA family protein, with translation MEIERFDVGPRLSDMVKYNNTLYLAGQVPEDTTQDAKGQMTQVLGYVDALLARAGSDKTRILSVQIYLPDMADFEGMNAAWDAWVPAGHTPARATVQAKLANPAWKVEIVVVAAA
- a CDS encoding YceI family protein, with translation MRRFVSLLSGLLWLSTTAAEPLRYQLDPDHSYPHFSIRHLGISALQGRFNKMAGWVELDQEAKTGRLEITVEVGSLDTGMPARDRNLLKGVFGTTFFEPDKYPHMQFRASEMGFDGELPASISGELTIQGITRTAAFQIRQFNCAFNPLRLAKGCGAQAVGKIKRSDFGMGGMLSLIGDEVELIIDLEAYPEHAGHDRPNTK